One window of Quercus robur chromosome 12, dhQueRobu3.1, whole genome shotgun sequence genomic DNA carries:
- the LOC126708243 gene encoding uncharacterized protein LOC126708243, producing the protein MVPSMGFLGVGVHRMIHTCTRRLYHANYSQQFLNSATTMHSLNLWAQRCMGFCKRHKGSLLFGAFATWVTLSYVRIQIVPYTRQIQLVSNEKEEERRAEFRWKMLMEDCKGNDCLLPLSDPRSIRVQSIAANMIRALKVGLRLEKECKVNGHSCESEINGNFRDYMKPSQMWDHKLLWKPSTKHLDNGKDWEVYVLNCIEKEVALVQSGHVCHFNKRIVISRGLLEGLKSDAELAALIGHQIGHIVGRHIARIYVRFRWNLFRFNHIFSKEKFLPLLEWAWASLHKWNEREANHIGLMLMASAGYDPQAAIEAFKRIGQIYDDNILKRSKEMGNALVVYREVKSLMNLNTVSKMV; encoded by the exons ATGGTTCCTTCTATGGGGTTCCTTGGAGTTGGAGTGCATCGTATGATTCATACATGTACAAGGAGGCTTTACCATGCAAATTATTCTCAGCAATTCCTAAACAGTGCAACTACAATGCATTCACTGAATTTGTGGGCACAAAGATGTATGGGGTTTTGTAAAAGACACAAAGGTAGTTTGCTGTTTGGTGCTTTTGCCACTTGGGTTACTCTTTCTTACGTGAGAATACAGATAGTACCATACACAAGACAAATCCAACTTGTTTCCAATGAAAAAGAGGAGGAAAGGAGAGCAGAGTTTCGCTGGAAGATGTTAATGGAGGATTGCAAAGGTAATGACTGTTTACTCCCTTTATCAGACCCTAGGAGTATTCGAGTACAATCCATAGCTGCAAATATGATTAGAGCATTGAAGGTGGGGTTAAGGCTTGAAAAGGAGTGCAAGGTCAATGGGCATTCATGTGAGAGTGAGATTAATGGAAATTTTAGAGATTATATGAAGCCTAGCCAAATGTGGGATCATAAACTCTTGTGGAAACCTAGTACTAAACATTTGGATAATGGAAAAGATTGGGAAGTTTATGTGTTGAATTGCATTGAAAAGGAAGTAGCTTTAGTACAATCTGGCCATGTCTGCCACTTTAATAAAAGGATTGTTATTTCTAGGGGGTTGCTCGAAGGTCTAAAGTCTGATGCAGAGTTAGCCGCATTAATTGGGCATCAG ATTGGGCATATTGTTGGCCGACATATAGCAAGAATTTATGTAAGGTTTCGCTGGAATCTCTTTCGTTTCAACCATATATTCTCTAAGGAGAAGTTTTTGCCTTTACTGGAGTGGGCTTGGGCTTCTTTACACAAATG GAATGAAAGGGAAGCAAATCATATTGGATTAATGTTAATGGCATCTGCTGGATATGACCCTCAAGCGGCAATTGAGGCGTTCAAGAGGATAGGTCAAATTTATGATGATAATATACTGAAAAGGTCCAAAGAAATGGGAAATGCTCTGGTTGTGTACAGGGAAGTGAAATCTCTCATGAATTTGAATACAGTCAGCAAGATGGTTTAG
- the LOC126710401 gene encoding uncharacterized protein LOC126710401 isoform X1, which translates to MVVELCLMASHGYPSGLVLHQEQSRVFKQDSQPLLPSCGVRHELIRSRSLTLRPHQCEDPWKSISGSSESNQFVHIDSTFKRPVLIDVQDDQPDSILFSFGIAEQCTKHDKILKFLMSRPSEVERSGLDVSLLSDLMGLQALKTDAYQQPFGPSLIYPSGQLHAPKPILDFVRDLASSSKIVVQPDGRVICTDTGKEVNDLLSVVAEFYVSRNSSKCGQLSMLVPRYSRLDSYEAVANVHGSSMKPQAITVAPLKSPEKLKVKPSQKKKNSRKVGRERDLYKKNYFHACECLLSLMAHKRYHGKTAILSLKKSGPELPELLSQFSVGIAGTGLAVLFNVICKVACGRVPFCASKLFSTGVGFGLVWLSWAVNKLRVTIVYISKNASKMGLKEEEMVRQVDKSMQEIYFRAAALMAVAVLKLV; encoded by the exons ATGGTTGTTGAGCTTTGTCTTATGGCTTCTCATGGGTACCCTTCTGGGCTTGTTTTGCACCAAGAACAAAGCAGAGTCTTTAAG CAGGATTCTCAACCTCTTTTGCCAAGTTGTGGAGTTAGACATGAGTTAATTAGATCAAGATCACTTACTTTGAGGCCACATCAGTGTGAGGATCCATGGAAATCCATAAGTGGGTCATCCGAGTCTAATCAGTTTGTCCATATTGACTCGACATTTAAAAGGCCTGTGCTCATTGACGTGCAAG ATGACCAGCCAGACTCAATACTATTTAGCTTTGGAATTGCTGAGCAATGCACAAAACATGACAAAATCTTGAAGTTCCTTATGTCCAGACCAAGTGAAGTAGAGAGAAGTGGACTAGATGTGTCTTTACTATCTGACCTGATGGGGTTACAAGCATTGAAAACTGATGCATATCAACAGCCATTTGGTCCTTCTCTTATCTACCCAAGTGGCCAACTCCATGCCCCGAAGCCTATACTGGACTTTGTGAGAGATTTGGCCAGTAGTTCAAAAATCGTAGTTCAGCCAGATGGACGAGTCATATGCACAGATACAGGGAAGGAGGTCAATGATCTACTTTCAGTTGTTGCTGAGTTCTATGTATCAAGAAACTCATCCAAGTGTGGACAGCTGTCTATGCTGGTTCCACGCTATAGTAG ATTGGACAGCTATGAAGCAGTGGCCAATGTTCATGGATCTTCTATGAAGCCTCAAGCTATAACTGTAGCCCCTTTGAAGAG TCCCGAGAAATTAAAGGTCAAGCCatcacaaaagaagaagaatagtaGGAAAGTAGGCAGAGAGAGGGACCTCTACAAGAAGAACTACTTCCATGCATGTGAGTGCCTTCTATCGTTAATGGCTCACAAGAGGTACCATGGGAAAACGGCAATCCTTTCCCTGAAGAAGTCTGGCCCTGAGCTTCCTGAGCTGCTGTCTCAATTTTCTGTTGGAATTGCTGGGACCGGCCTTGCTGTACTTTTCAATGTCATCTGTAAAGTAGCTTGTGGGAGGGTACCGTTCTGTGCATCTAAGCTCTTTAGCACTGGTGTTGGTTTTGGGCTGGTTTGGCTATCATGGGCGGTGAATAAACTGAGAGTCACAATTGTCTATATTAGTAAGAATGCAAGCAAGATGGgtttgaaggaagaggaaatGGTGAGGCAAGTGGACAAAAGTATGCAGGAGATTTACTTCAGAGCAGCGGCTTTGATGGCTGTGGCAGTACTTAAGTTAGTATGA
- the LOC126710401 gene encoding uncharacterized protein LOC126710401 isoform X2, producing the protein MVVELCLMASHGYPSGLVLHQEQSRVFKDSQPLLPSCGVRHELIRSRSLTLRPHQCEDPWKSISGSSESNQFVHIDSTFKRPVLIDVQDDQPDSILFSFGIAEQCTKHDKILKFLMSRPSEVERSGLDVSLLSDLMGLQALKTDAYQQPFGPSLIYPSGQLHAPKPILDFVRDLASSSKIVVQPDGRVICTDTGKEVNDLLSVVAEFYVSRNSSKCGQLSMLVPRYSRLDSYEAVANVHGSSMKPQAITVAPLKSPEKLKVKPSQKKKNSRKVGRERDLYKKNYFHACECLLSLMAHKRYHGKTAILSLKKSGPELPELLSQFSVGIAGTGLAVLFNVICKVACGRVPFCASKLFSTGVGFGLVWLSWAVNKLRVTIVYISKNASKMGLKEEEMVRQVDKSMQEIYFRAAALMAVAVLKLV; encoded by the exons ATGGTTGTTGAGCTTTGTCTTATGGCTTCTCATGGGTACCCTTCTGGGCTTGTTTTGCACCAAGAACAAAGCAGAGTCTTTAAG GATTCTCAACCTCTTTTGCCAAGTTGTGGAGTTAGACATGAGTTAATTAGATCAAGATCACTTACTTTGAGGCCACATCAGTGTGAGGATCCATGGAAATCCATAAGTGGGTCATCCGAGTCTAATCAGTTTGTCCATATTGACTCGACATTTAAAAGGCCTGTGCTCATTGACGTGCAAG ATGACCAGCCAGACTCAATACTATTTAGCTTTGGAATTGCTGAGCAATGCACAAAACATGACAAAATCTTGAAGTTCCTTATGTCCAGACCAAGTGAAGTAGAGAGAAGTGGACTAGATGTGTCTTTACTATCTGACCTGATGGGGTTACAAGCATTGAAAACTGATGCATATCAACAGCCATTTGGTCCTTCTCTTATCTACCCAAGTGGCCAACTCCATGCCCCGAAGCCTATACTGGACTTTGTGAGAGATTTGGCCAGTAGTTCAAAAATCGTAGTTCAGCCAGATGGACGAGTCATATGCACAGATACAGGGAAGGAGGTCAATGATCTACTTTCAGTTGTTGCTGAGTTCTATGTATCAAGAAACTCATCCAAGTGTGGACAGCTGTCTATGCTGGTTCCACGCTATAGTAG ATTGGACAGCTATGAAGCAGTGGCCAATGTTCATGGATCTTCTATGAAGCCTCAAGCTATAACTGTAGCCCCTTTGAAGAG TCCCGAGAAATTAAAGGTCAAGCCatcacaaaagaagaagaatagtaGGAAAGTAGGCAGAGAGAGGGACCTCTACAAGAAGAACTACTTCCATGCATGTGAGTGCCTTCTATCGTTAATGGCTCACAAGAGGTACCATGGGAAAACGGCAATCCTTTCCCTGAAGAAGTCTGGCCCTGAGCTTCCTGAGCTGCTGTCTCAATTTTCTGTTGGAATTGCTGGGACCGGCCTTGCTGTACTTTTCAATGTCATCTGTAAAGTAGCTTGTGGGAGGGTACCGTTCTGTGCATCTAAGCTCTTTAGCACTGGTGTTGGTTTTGGGCTGGTTTGGCTATCATGGGCGGTGAATAAACTGAGAGTCACAATTGTCTATATTAGTAAGAATGCAAGCAAGATGGgtttgaaggaagaggaaatGGTGAGGCAAGTGGACAAAAGTATGCAGGAGATTTACTTCAGAGCAGCGGCTTTGATGGCTGTGGCAGTACTTAAGTTAGTATGA